A part of Chitinimonas koreensis genomic DNA contains:
- a CDS encoding pyridoxine 5'-phosphate synthase — translation MTVLSVNVNKIAVLRNSRGGALPSVAQAAQACLDAGCGGITVHPRPDQRHIRPDDVRALAALLRGRTAEFNIEGNPFAPARDGYPGFVALCAEARPAQATLVPDGDGQITSDHGFDLRQDGERLKPLIRELKALGCRVSLFMDADSPDIERVADVGADRIEIYTGPFAEAFDAGDAGRALEACARTAERARAAGLGVNAGHDLSQANLGPFLRGVAGIDEVSIGHALIGEALYDGLVPTVRNYLAVIAAVRA, via the coding sequence ATGACCGTTCTTTCCGTCAACGTCAACAAGATCGCCGTGCTGCGCAATTCCCGCGGCGGCGCGCTGCCGAGCGTGGCGCAGGCCGCCCAGGCCTGTCTCGATGCCGGCTGCGGCGGCATCACCGTGCATCCGCGGCCCGACCAGCGCCATATCCGTCCCGACGACGTGCGCGCGCTGGCGGCGCTGCTGCGGGGCCGGACGGCCGAGTTCAACATCGAGGGCAATCCGTTCGCGCCGGCGCGCGACGGCTATCCGGGCTTCGTGGCGCTGTGCGCCGAGGCGCGGCCGGCACAGGCCACGCTGGTGCCCGACGGCGACGGCCAGATCACCTCGGACCACGGCTTCGACCTGCGCCAGGACGGCGAGCGGCTCAAGCCGCTGATCCGCGAGCTGAAGGCGCTCGGCTGCCGCGTCAGCCTGTTCATGGACGCCGATTCGCCCGATATCGAGCGTGTGGCGGACGTGGGGGCGGACCGGATCGAGATCTACACCGGCCCGTTCGCCGAGGCCTTCGACGCCGGCGACGCCGGCAGGGCGCTGGAAGCCTGCGCCAGGACCGCCGAGCGGGCTCGCGCGGCCGGTCTGGGCGTCAATGCCGGCCACGATCTGAGCCAGGCCAACCTGGGGCCGTTCCTGCGCGGCGTGGCGGGCATCGACGAGGTGTCGATCGGCCATGCGCTGATCGGCGAGGCGCTGTACGACGGCCTGGTGCCGACGGTGCGCAACTACCTGGCCGTGATCGCGGCGGTGCGCGCTTGA
- a CDS encoding adenylosuccinate synthase, which produces MSRNVVVIGTQWGDEGKGKIVDWLTDHAEGVVRFQGGHNAGHTLVIGGKKTVLRLIPSGILHAGKACFIGNGVVISPEALLKEIDELNAAGIDVESRLKISEACPLILPYHIALDQAREAAKGDKKIGTTGRGIGPAYEDKVARRAIRVQDLFFPDRLAAKLGENLAYYNFLLKEYFKVATVDFQETLEQTLKLAERIKPMVADVSRTLHDLNKGGKPLLFEGAQGTLLDIDHGTYPFVTSSNCVAGAAAPGAGVAPQMLQYVLGIVKAYTTRVGSGPFPTELFDDVGAGLAKRGNEFGSVTGRPRRCGWFDAAALKRSIQINGVSGLCVTKLDVMDGMDVIKLCTGYRIDGEVTDILPVGAEELSGCAPIYEEWPGWSESTFGVKRYEDLPLNARNYLERIAEVTGAPIDIISTGPDREETIVLRHPFNH; this is translated from the coding sequence ATGAGCCGTAACGTCGTGGTGATCGGCACCCAGTGGGGTGACGAAGGCAAGGGCAAGATCGTCGACTGGCTGACCGATCATGCCGAGGGCGTGGTGCGCTTCCAGGGCGGCCACAATGCAGGACACACGCTGGTGATCGGCGGCAAGAAGACCGTGCTGCGTCTGATCCCGTCGGGCATCCTGCACGCGGGCAAGGCCTGCTTCATCGGCAACGGCGTGGTGATCTCGCCCGAGGCGCTGCTGAAGGAGATCGACGAGCTCAACGCCGCCGGCATCGACGTCGAGAGCCGGCTCAAGATCTCCGAAGCCTGCCCGCTGATCCTGCCGTACCACATCGCGCTCGACCAGGCGCGCGAAGCGGCCAAGGGCGACAAGAAGATCGGCACCACCGGCCGCGGCATCGGCCCGGCCTACGAGGACAAGGTCGCCCGCCGCGCCATCCGCGTGCAGGACCTGTTCTTCCCCGACCGGCTGGCCGCCAAGCTTGGCGAGAACCTGGCCTACTACAACTTCCTGCTCAAGGAATACTTCAAGGTCGCCACCGTCGACTTCCAGGAGACGCTGGAACAGACGCTGAAGCTGGCCGAGCGCATCAAGCCGATGGTGGCCGACGTGTCGCGCACGCTGCACGACCTGAACAAGGGCGGCAAGCCGCTGCTGTTCGAAGGCGCCCAGGGCACGCTGCTCGACATCGACCACGGCACCTACCCGTTCGTGACCTCGAGCAATTGCGTGGCCGGCGCGGCCGCGCCGGGCGCCGGCGTGGCGCCGCAGATGCTGCAGTACGTGCTCGGCATCGTGAAGGCCTACACCACGCGCGTCGGCTCGGGTCCGTTCCCGACCGAGCTGTTCGACGACGTCGGCGCCGGCCTCGCCAAGCGCGGCAACGAGTTCGGCTCGGTCACCGGCCGGCCGCGCCGCTGCGGCTGGTTCGACGCCGCCGCGCTCAAGCGCTCGATCCAGATCAACGGCGTGTCGGGCCTGTGCGTGACCAAGCTCGACGTGATGGACGGCATGGACGTGATCAAGCTGTGCACCGGCTACCGCATCGACGGCGAAGTGACCGACATCCTGCCGGTCGGCGCCGAGGAGCTGTCGGGTTGCGCGCCGATCTACGAGGAATGGCCGGGCTGGAGCGAATCGACCTTCGGCGTGAAGCGCTACGAGGATCTGCCGCTCAATGCGCGCAACTACCTCGAGCGCATCGCCGAGGTGACCGGCGCGCCGATCGACATCATTTCGACCGGGCCGGACCGCGAGGAAACGATCGTGCTGCGGCACCCGTTCAACCACTGA
- a CDS encoding ATP phosphoribosyltransferase regulatory subunit, with product MRNWILPENIADLLPPEARRVETLRRAALDLIAGFGYELVMPPLIEYADSLLTRQDAALDLKTFKLTDQLSGRQLGLRADITPQVARIDAHLLNRQGVARLCYAGAVVHTLPDGIMAAREPLQLGAEIYGYPGVAADVEIVELMHECLKLADIAHVHLDVGHIGLFLALADAAGLDGERREAIFRAIQQKDVPTLSTLVAGLPESLAQGLVALPSLYGDGAVLDAAAARLPALDGVNAALAELRALAEALAARGIVPAFDLAELRSGYYHTGLVFAAYAEGWANAVARGGRYDHVGEQFGRPRPATGFSLDLKELAWKLPVAPARRAILAPDVLDAALADEVRRLRAQGETVVIKLGEVIDVEELHADRELALRDGAWRVVAL from the coding sequence ATGCGCAACTGGATCCTGCCCGAAAACATCGCCGACCTGCTGCCGCCCGAGGCGCGCCGGGTCGAAACCCTGCGGCGTGCCGCGCTCGACCTGATCGCCGGTTTCGGCTACGAGCTGGTCATGCCGCCGCTGATCGAGTACGCCGATTCGCTGCTGACCCGGCAGGACGCCGCGCTCGACCTCAAGACCTTCAAGCTGACCGACCAGCTCAGCGGCCGCCAGCTCGGCCTGCGCGCCGACATCACGCCGCAGGTGGCGCGCATCGACGCCCACCTGCTCAACCGCCAGGGCGTGGCCCGGCTGTGCTATGCCGGCGCGGTGGTGCATACGCTGCCCGACGGCATCATGGCCGCGCGCGAGCCGCTGCAGCTCGGCGCCGAGATCTATGGCTATCCGGGCGTGGCGGCCGACGTCGAGATCGTCGAGCTGATGCACGAATGCCTGAAGCTGGCCGACATTGCCCACGTCCATCTCGACGTCGGCCATATCGGCCTGTTCCTGGCGCTGGCCGACGCGGCCGGCCTCGACGGCGAGCGGCGCGAGGCGATCTTCCGCGCGATCCAGCAGAAGGACGTACCCACGCTGTCCACCCTGGTGGCCGGCCTGCCCGAGTCTCTGGCGCAGGGCCTGGTGGCGCTGCCCAGCCTGTACGGCGACGGCGCAGTGCTCGATGCCGCCGCTGCCCGTCTGCCGGCGCTCGACGGCGTCAACGCCGCGCTGGCCGAATTGCGTGCATTGGCCGAGGCGCTGGCCGCGCGCGGCATCGTGCCGGCCTTCGACCTGGCCGAGCTGCGCTCGGGCTACTACCACACCGGCCTGGTGTTCGCCGCCTATGCCGAGGGCTGGGCCAACGCGGTGGCGCGCGGTGGCCGCTACGACCACGTCGGCGAGCAGTTCGGCCGGCCGCGTCCGGCCACCGGCTTCAGTCTCGACCTGAAGGAGCTGGCCTGGAAGCTGCCGGTCGCGCCGGCGCGCCGCGCCATCCTGGCCCCCGACGTGCTCGACGCCGCGCTGGCCGACGAGGTGCGCCGGTTGCGCGCCCAGGGCGAGACGGTGGTGATCAAGCTCGGCGAGGTGATCGACGTCGAGGAGCTGCACGCCGACCGCGAACTGGCGCTGCGCGACGGCGCCTGGCGCGTGGTCGCGCTTTGA
- a CDS encoding DUF2065 domain-containing protein, with translation MNGLWDNLAFAVALVLVAEGLLPFLSPRTWRNTFEQLAKLTDGQLRFVGLALLLIGSILLAL, from the coding sequence GTGAACGGCTTGTGGGATAATCTCGCCTTCGCAGTGGCCCTCGTGCTCGTCGCCGAGGGCCTCTTGCCGTTCCTGTCGCCACGCACCTGGCGCAATACCTTCGAGCAGCTCGCGAAGCTCACCGACGGCCAGCTCCGTTTCGTCGGCCTCGCCTTGCTCCTGATCGGATCAATTCTGCTGGCGCTGTAG
- the hflC gene encoding protease modulator HflC, whose translation MNKIIPAIVIVLFGLMVLSMSVFTVDQRQSAMVFQLGEVVRVVKDPGIQFKVPMLQSVRYFDRRILTMDAETPERFNTIEKKNVLVDSYVKWQVVDVEQYYKSVGGNERTAAARLRKTVNDVLRAEFGKKNVQDVISGKRDEVMEIVSQVADADARKMGVRIVDVRLKRVDFPDDISNAVYDRMISERKTVASQLRSEGSAEAEKIKADADRQREIIMAEAYGRAQQLKGEGDAKAAATYSAAYGQNPEFYAFYRSLDAYRASFKSKSDVMVIDPSSAFFKYMKDPRAK comes from the coding sequence ATGAACAAGATCATTCCCGCCATCGTCATCGTGCTGTTCGGCCTGATGGTCCTCAGCATGAGCGTGTTCACGGTCGACCAGCGCCAGTCGGCCATGGTGTTCCAGCTCGGCGAAGTGGTGCGCGTGGTCAAGGACCCCGGCATCCAGTTCAAGGTGCCGATGCTGCAGTCGGTGCGCTATTTCGACCGCCGCATCCTGACCATGGACGCCGAGACGCCCGAGCGCTTCAACACCATCGAGAAGAAGAACGTTCTGGTCGACAGCTACGTCAAGTGGCAGGTCGTCGACGTCGAGCAGTACTACAAGAGCGTCGGCGGCAACGAGCGCACCGCGGCCGCGCGCCTCCGCAAGACCGTCAACGACGTGCTGCGCGCCGAGTTCGGCAAGAAGAACGTGCAGGACGTGATCTCGGGCAAGCGCGACGAGGTCATGGAGATCGTCAGCCAGGTCGCCGACGCCGATGCGCGCAAGATGGGCGTGCGCATCGTCGACGTGCGGCTCAAGCGGGTCGACTTCCCCGACGACATCAGCAACGCGGTGTACGACCGCATGATCTCCGAGCGCAAGACGGTGGCCAGCCAGCTGCGCTCCGAGGGTTCAGCCGAAGCCGAGAAGATCAAGGCCGATGCCGACCGACAGCGCGAGATCATCATGGCCGAGGCCTACGGCCGCGCCCAACAGCTCAAGGGCGAGGGCGACGCCAAGGCGGCCGCCACCTATTCGGCGGCCTACGGCCAGAACCCGGAGTTCTACGCGTTCTACCGCAGCCTCGATGCCTACCGCGCCAGCTTCAAGTCGAAATCGGACGTGATGGTGATCGACCCGAGCTCGGCCTTCTTCAAATACATGAAGGATCCGCGGGCGAAGTGA
- the hflK gene encoding FtsH protease activity modulator HflK has translation MSQDPQWGGRRNGGPPDLDEIIRQFGNKLKQFFGGKPNRPPEPGAGGPSDGRALAGGVTVVLGVVAVLWVASGFYVVDAREEAVVLRFGRYVQTTDPGLHWRMPWPIEQHEIVKLSEIRSVEVGFSGSTKNRVADESLMLTQDQNIIDMQLEVQYDVKDAKDFVFNNLSTDGDGRDIVKQAAETAIREVVGRNKVDFVLNEGRGQVAADSTRLIQTLLDSYGTGLRVSRVNINDVQPPEQVQEAFADAVKAGQDKVKQTNEGTAYANDVIPKARGLAARLLQEAEGYKASVIAKSEGDASRFRQVAAEYAKSPQVTRDRLYIDAMQQIMERSSKVLVDQKSGGNLLYLPLDKLVQLSNQAAPVVQAEPAPVADPVNAAARARGDFALRGERDGR, from the coding sequence ATGTCGCAAGACCCCCAGTGGGGTGGTCGCCGCAATGGCGGCCCACCCGATCTCGACGAAATCATTCGCCAGTTCGGCAACAAGCTCAAACAGTTCTTCGGCGGCAAGCCGAACCGTCCGCCCGAACCGGGCGCCGGCGGGCCCTCCGACGGCCGTGCGCTGGCCGGCGGCGTCACGGTGGTGCTCGGCGTGGTGGCGGTGCTGTGGGTCGCCAGCGGCTTCTACGTGGTCGACGCGCGCGAGGAGGCGGTGGTGCTGCGCTTCGGCCGCTACGTGCAGACCACCGATCCCGGCCTGCACTGGCGCATGCCGTGGCCGATCGAGCAGCACGAGATCGTCAAGCTGTCCGAGATCCGCTCGGTCGAGGTCGGCTTCAGCGGCAGCACCAAGAACCGCGTCGCCGACGAATCGCTGATGCTGACGCAGGACCAGAACATCATCGACATGCAGCTCGAGGTCCAGTACGACGTCAAGGACGCCAAGGACTTCGTGTTCAACAACCTGTCGACCGACGGCGACGGCCGCGACATCGTCAAGCAGGCGGCCGAGACGGCGATCCGCGAAGTGGTCGGCCGCAACAAGGTCGACTTCGTGCTCAACGAGGGCCGCGGCCAGGTGGCTGCCGATTCGACCCGGCTGATCCAGACCCTGCTCGACAGCTACGGCACCGGCCTGCGGGTCAGCCGCGTCAACATCAACGACGTGCAGCCGCCCGAGCAGGTGCAGGAAGCGTTCGCCGACGCGGTCAAGGCCGGCCAGGACAAGGTCAAGCAGACCAACGAAGGCACCGCCTACGCCAACGACGTGATCCCCAAGGCGCGCGGCCTGGCTGCCCGCCTGCTGCAGGAGGCCGAGGGCTACAAGGCCAGCGTGATCGCCAAGTCGGAGGGCGATGCCTCGCGCTTCCGCCAGGTCGCCGCCGAGTACGCCAAGTCGCCGCAGGTGACGCGCGACCGCCTCTACATCGACGCCATGCAGCAGATCATGGAGCGCAGCAGCAAAGTGCTGGTCGATCAGAAGTCGGGTGGCAATCTGCTCTACCTGCCGCTGGACAAGCTGGTCCAGCTGAGCAACCAGGCTGCGCCGGTGGTCCAGGCCGAGCCTGCGCCGGTCGCGGATCCGGTCAACGCGGCCGCGCGCGCGCGCGGCGATTTCGCCCTGCGCGGCGAAAGGGACGGACGCTGA
- the hflX gene encoding GTPase HflX, with the protein MFERHQGGDKAVLVCLDFGEPDYLENIEEFKLLAEGNGYTVLAVIQGKRQRPDPKLYAGSGKVEEIAAAVRAGEAQTVLFNHTLSGAQERNLERALECRVSDRVRLILDIFGRRARSSEGKLQVELAQLQYMSTRLVRGWTHLERQGGGTGARGGPGETQFEMDKRMITERVKRLKDKLKELQRQRDTQRRARERGKQFSVSLVGYTNAGKSTLFNALTHARAYAADQLFATLDTTSRKLFLDPEHSVVLSDTVGFIRDLPHGLVAAFRATLEETVRADLLLHVVDSASDTRDAQIAAVDSVLAEIDAAGIPQIVVFNKIDLKAGEPAVERDEYGRIRAVRISAKTGLGLDLLRQALVETVDARAHGGTPAAASHHTPYDPLQTEQG; encoded by the coding sequence GTGTTTGAACGCCATCAGGGCGGCGACAAAGCCGTTCTCGTCTGCCTCGACTTCGGCGAGCCGGACTATCTCGAAAACATCGAAGAATTCAAGTTGCTGGCCGAGGGCAACGGCTACACCGTGCTGGCCGTGATCCAGGGCAAGCGGCAGCGGCCCGACCCCAAGCTCTATGCCGGCTCCGGCAAGGTCGAGGAGATCGCCGCCGCGGTGCGTGCCGGCGAGGCGCAGACCGTGCTGTTCAACCATACGCTGAGCGGCGCGCAGGAGCGCAACCTCGAACGCGCGCTCGAATGCCGCGTCTCGGACCGGGTACGGCTGATCCTCGACATCTTCGGCCGCCGTGCGCGCTCGAGCGAGGGCAAGCTGCAGGTCGAGCTGGCCCAGTTGCAGTACATGTCGACCCGCCTCGTGCGCGGCTGGACCCACCTCGAGCGCCAGGGCGGCGGTACCGGCGCGCGCGGCGGCCCGGGCGAGACCCAGTTCGAGATGGACAAGCGCATGATCACCGAGCGGGTCAAGCGGCTGAAGGACAAGCTCAAGGAACTCCAGCGCCAGCGCGATACCCAACGGCGGGCGCGCGAGCGCGGCAAGCAGTTCTCGGTCTCGCTGGTGGGCTACACCAATGCCGGCAAGTCGACGCTGTTCAATGCGCTGACCCATGCCCGCGCCTACGCGGCCGACCAGTTGTTCGCCACGCTCGACACCACCAGCCGCAAGCTGTTCCTCGATCCGGAGCACTCGGTGGTGCTGTCCGACACGGTCGGCTTCATCCGCGACCTGCCGCACGGCCTGGTGGCGGCTTTCCGCGCCACGCTCGAGGAGACGGTGCGCGCCGACCTGCTGCTGCACGTGGTCGACAGCGCCAGCGACACGCGCGACGCGCAGATCGCGGCGGTCGACTCGGTGCTGGCCGAGATCGACGCGGCCGGCATCCCGCAGATCGTGGTGTTCAACAAGATCGACCTCAAGGCCGGCGAGCCGGCGGTCGAGCGGGACGAGTATGGTAGGATTCGCGCGGTCCGAATCAGCGCCAAGACCGGGCTGGGCCTGGATCTATTGCGCCAGGCCCTGGTCGAAACGGTCGATGCGCGCGCCCATGGCGGTACGCCCGCCGCAGCCTCGCATCACACCCCTTACGATCCTCTTCAGACGGAACAAGGCTGA
- the der gene encoding ribosome biogenesis GTPase Der gives MKPTIALVGRPNVGKSTLFNRLTKSRDALVADQPGLTRDRHYGHGKVGAKPYLVIDTGGFEPVADDGILHEMAKQTLQAIDEADAVVFIVDARVGLTPQDKLIANRLRQLDRPVRLAVNKAEGLAPAVVTAEFYELALGTPWTISASHGEGVRGLIDDVLAGFDVAAEEKAPEHPKFAIIGRPNVGKSTLVNAILGEERVIAFDQPGTTRDSIHIDFERNGQHYTIIDTAGVRKRGKVNEAIEKFSVVKTMQAIEDANVVVLVLDARQDVAEQDAHIAGFALEAGRAMVVAVNKWEGLDLYRRDQVKRDIARKLGFLDFARFHYISALEGQGVGDLFASINAAYQAAMVKLPTPRLTRALQLATEKQQPPRAGLVRPKLKYAHQGGMNPPVVIVHGTALEQVPDSYWRYLEHSFLKLFKLQGTPLRIQFKKGDNPFDAKPGEFKPDRVGVMRGEKPQRKTIRKVVKKPA, from the coding sequence ATGAAACCCACCATCGCCCTGGTCGGCCGGCCCAATGTCGGCAAATCCACGCTGTTCAACCGGCTCACCAAGAGCCGCGACGCGCTGGTGGCCGATCAGCCCGGCCTCACCCGCGATCGCCACTACGGCCACGGCAAGGTCGGCGCCAAGCCCTACCTGGTGATCGACACCGGCGGTTTCGAGCCGGTCGCCGACGACGGCATCCTGCATGAAATGGCCAAGCAGACGCTGCAGGCGATCGACGAGGCCGACGCGGTGGTGTTCATCGTCGACGCCCGCGTCGGCCTCACCCCGCAGGACAAGCTGATCGCCAACCGGCTGCGCCAGCTCGACCGGCCGGTGCGGCTGGCGGTCAACAAGGCCGAGGGCCTGGCGCCGGCGGTGGTGACGGCCGAGTTCTACGAGCTCGCGCTCGGCACGCCGTGGACCATCTCGGCCAGCCACGGCGAGGGCGTGCGCGGCCTGATCGACGACGTGCTGGCCGGCTTCGACGTGGCGGCCGAGGAAAAGGCGCCCGAGCATCCGAAGTTCGCCATCATCGGCCGTCCCAACGTCGGCAAGTCGACGCTGGTGAACGCCATCCTGGGCGAGGAGCGGGTGATCGCCTTCGACCAGCCCGGCACCACGCGCGATTCGATCCATATCGACTTCGAGCGCAACGGCCAGCACTACACCATCATCGACACCGCGGGCGTGCGCAAGCGCGGCAAGGTCAACGAGGCGATCGAGAAGTTCTCGGTGGTCAAGACCATGCAGGCGATCGAGGACGCCAACGTGGTGGTGCTGGTGCTCGACGCGCGCCAGGACGTGGCCGAGCAGGATGCCCACATCGCCGGCTTCGCGCTCGAGGCCGGCCGCGCCATGGTGGTGGCGGTCAACAAGTGGGAGGGGCTCGACCTCTACCGGCGCGACCAGGTCAAGCGCGACATCGCGCGCAAGCTCGGTTTCCTCGATTTCGCGCGGTTCCACTACATCTCGGCGCTCGAAGGGCAGGGCGTGGGCGACCTGTTCGCCAGCATCAACGCCGCCTACCAGGCCGCCATGGTCAAGCTGCCGACGCCGCGGCTGACGCGCGCGCTGCAGCTCGCCACCGAAAAGCAGCAGCCGCCGCGCGCCGGCCTGGTGCGGCCCAAGCTCAAGTACGCGCACCAGGGCGGCATGAATCCGCCGGTGGTGATCGTGCACGGCACCGCGCTCGAACAGGTGCCCGACAGCTATTGGCGCTATCTGGAACATTCCTTCCTGAAGCTGTTCAAATTGCAGGGCACGCCGCTGCGCATCCAGTTCAAGAAGGGCGACAACCCCTTCGACGCCAAGCCGGGCGAATTCAAGCCCGACCGGGTCGGCGTGATGCGCGGCGAGAAACCGCAACGGAAAACGATCCGGAAGGTCGTAAAAAAGCCGGCGTGA
- the bamB gene encoding outer membrane protein assembly factor BamB, translating into MKRLLALGLTALLAACAGTDNSPQPTPLTDLKNSVAFEPLWRASYSGGSLYRFAPDLLGDTVYMAGTDGVAGIALTDGRRLSEIRSDVPLAGGVGAGSGLVVAGTLKGDVYAWDAAGKLKWRVRLSSEVVSPPVVAEGVAVVRTVDGTIWGIDAADGKTRWQFARSQPALILRNYAPVTIADGAVYAGLAAGRIASLSLADGRVLWEALVAPPKGATELERISDVTSAPVVDRGQVCAVAFQGRVACFAVSNGTLLWAREVSSYVGLAVDAEHVYVTDDVGNVQAFERSGGRSLWKQTALYGRRVSGPALIGGYVVVGDYEGYLHLLSPADGALLARQTTDKSAVLVAPHLVAGKLLVQTENGGLHAFAIPDKK; encoded by the coding sequence ATGAAACGTCTCCTCGCCCTCGGCCTGACCGCCCTGCTGGCCGCCTGCGCCGGCACCGACAACAGCCCGCAGCCGACCCCGCTGACCGACCTGAAGAACAGCGTCGCCTTCGAGCCGCTGTGGCGCGCCTCGTATTCGGGCGGCAGCCTCTACCGCTTCGCGCCGGACCTGCTCGGCGACACCGTCTACATGGCCGGCACCGACGGCGTGGCCGGCATCGCGCTGACCGACGGCCGCCGCCTGAGCGAGATCCGCAGCGACGTGCCGCTGGCCGGCGGCGTCGGCGCCGGCAGCGGCCTGGTGGTCGCGGGCACGCTCAAGGGCGACGTCTATGCCTGGGATGCCGCCGGGAAGCTCAAGTGGCGCGTGCGCCTGTCCAGCGAAGTGGTGTCGCCGCCGGTGGTCGCCGAAGGCGTGGCGGTGGTCCGCACCGTCGACGGCACCATCTGGGGCATCGATGCCGCCGACGGCAAGACCCGCTGGCAGTTCGCCCGTAGCCAGCCGGCGCTGATCCTGCGCAACTACGCGCCGGTCACCATCGCCGACGGCGCGGTCTACGCCGGCCTCGCTGCCGGCCGCATCGCCTCCCTGTCGCTGGCCGACGGCCGCGTGTTGTGGGAAGCGCTGGTGGCGCCGCCCAAGGGCGCGACCGAACTCGAGCGCATCAGCGACGTGACCTCGGCGCCGGTGGTCGATCGCGGCCAGGTCTGCGCGGTGGCCTTCCAGGGCCGCGTGGCCTGCTTCGCCGTCAGCAACGGCACGCTGCTGTGGGCGCGCGAGGTCTCGAGCTACGTCGGCCTGGCGGTCGACGCCGAGCACGTCTACGTCACCGACGACGTCGGCAACGTGCAGGCCTTCGAACGTTCGGGCGGCCGCAGCCTGTGGAAGCAGACCGCCCTGTACGGCCGCCGCGTCAGCGGCCCGGCGCTGATCGGCGGCTACGTCGTGGTCGGCGACTACGAGGGCTATCTGCACCTGCTGTCGCCGGCCGACGGCGCGCTGCTCGCGCGCCAGACCACCGACAAGAGCGCGGTGCTGGTCGCCCCGCACCTGGTGGCCGGCAAGCTGCTGGTCCAGACCGAGAACGGCGGCCTGCACGCCTTCGCCATTCCCGATAAGAAGTAA